From Zingiber officinale cultivar Zhangliang chromosome 5B, Zo_v1.1, whole genome shotgun sequence, the proteins below share one genomic window:
- the LOC121986032 gene encoding probable DEAD-box ATP-dependent RNA helicase 48 yields the protein MASSGVLRERSGTLHKLLAGLMFHRSMGGGPRTFPGGLNKWQYKRMHEKMAMDKERRLLGQEKQIYQARLRSEIRAKRAGKSSSDLADSGAAMTSKAQVKALADRFMKEGAEDLWNEDDGPIRSRTRQSRAVNSLPPHDLRKLMAGRKNLIESQVGRVDTFGQRREYSTISKRGSGMRSKTRWRRNSSSEEDSESEEGVKAFRGTNMGTRTGLQMFPRLNIANEGESEEESDMITGASSRIRFSNKAALRNFDTKAPKRLPKSMVGHDDLSNEIQEIRNELRAKKAVVNVTTHANADHETIITNKRFADSGISPLTIKALTDARYIQMTVVQDAALPVCLDGKDALVKAKTGTGKSVAFLIPAIETVIKAMHGNMNQRIPQTHALILCPTRELAIQVAAEANALLRHHDGIGVQTLIGGVRFKMDQKRLESNPCQIIVATPGRLLDHIENRSGFSIRLMGLKMLVLDEADHLLDLGFRKDIEKIVDSVPRQRQSLLFSATIPKEVRRVSQLVLKRDHIFVDTVGLGGVETHEKVLQSYIIAPHQVHFHLVYHILKEHLQQESDYKVIVFCTTAMVTAFLYVILRDLKMNVREIHSRKPQLYRTRISDEFRESKCIILVTSDVSARGMDYPDVTLVIQVGIPPDREQYIHRLGRTGREGKSGKGILVLAPWEAYFMDQIKDLPIQKCHLPDLDPVTRQKVEDSIGKVDSSIKEGAYHAWLGYYNSIRDIGRDKTTLAELANQFCHSIGLEETPALFRKTALKMGLKDIPGIRIRK from the exons ATGGCGTCGTCCGGCGTCCTTCGGGAACGCTCAGGAACACTTCACAAGCTGCTCGCTGGCCTCATGTTTCATCGCTCCATGGGAGGCGGCCCGCGGACCTTCCCCGGTGGCCTCAACAAGTGGCAATACAAGCGGATGCACGAGAAGATGGCCATGGATAAGGAACGCCGCCTCCTCGGGCAGGAGAAGCAGATCTATCAGGCCCGTCTCCGCTCCGAGATACGCGCTAAGCGCGCCGGGAAATCGTCCAGCGACCTTGCTGACTCGGGCGCCGCCATGACATCCAAAGCGCAAGTGAAAGCCCTCGCCGACCGGTTCATGAAGGAGGGAGCTGAAGACCTCTGGAACGAGGACGATGGCCCTATCCGCTCCCGTACTCGTCAGTCCCGTGCTGTGAATTCCCTACCGCCTCATGATTTGAGGAAGCTCATGGCCGGGCGGAAAAATCTGATAGAGAGTCAGGTCGGTCGGGTTGATACTTTTGGTCAGCGAAGAGAGTATTCGACGATTTCCAAAAGGGGGTCCGGGATGAGATCGAAGACGAGGTGGAGGAGGAACTCATCAAGCGAGGAGGACTCGGAATCTGAGGAGGGGGTTAAGGCATTTCGAGGTACAAATATGGGTACTCGGACTGGCTTACAGATGTTTCCAAGATTGAACATTGCAAATGAGGGGGAATCAGAAGAAGAATCAGATATGATAACTGGCGCTAGTTCAAGAATTAGGTTTTCAAACAAGGCTGCTTTGAGGAACTTTGATACAAAAGCTCCAAAGAGGTTGCCTAAGAGCATGGTAGGACATGATGATCTTTCTAATGAGATCCAAGAAATACGCAACGAGTTGCGAGCGAAGAAGGCTGTTGTAAATGTAACAACACATGCCAATGCGGACCACGAAACAATTATAACTAACAAAAG ATTTGCTGATTCTGGTATCTCTCCACTGACAATCAAGGCACTTACTGATGCTCGATATATACAAATGACTGTTGTCCAAGATGCAGCACTTCCAGTCTGTCTTGATG GTAAAGATGCTCTAGTGAAAGCAAAAACAGGGACAGGCAAAAGTGTTGCCTTTCTG ATTCCTGCAATTGAAACAGTCATCAAGGCAATGCATGGTAACATGAACCAACGCATACCTCAAACTCATGCACTTATCCTTTGTCCCACAAGGGAGCTTGCCATTCAAGTTGCAGCTGAGGCAAATGCTTTATTAAGACACCACGATGGAATTGGTGTTCAAACACTTATTGGAGGCGTTAGATTTAAGATGGATCAGAAGCGGCTTGAATCAAATCCTTGCCAG ATTATTGTAGCAACCCCTGGCAGGCTACTGGATCACATAGAAAACAGATCTGGTTTTTCTATACGTTTGATGGGTTTGAAAATGCTTGTACTTGATGAAGCTGATCACTTGTTAGACTTAGGATTTCGGAAGGACATAGAAAAGATTGTTGACTCCGTGCCACGCCAGCGTCAGTCCCTATTGTTTTCTGCTACTATTCCTAAAGAG GTTCGGCGGGTATCACAGCTTGTCCTGAAGAGGGATCATATCTTTGTTGATACAGTTGGCTTGGGTGGTGTGGAAACACATGAAAAG GTTCTGCAGTCATATATTATTGCACCACATCAGGTGCATTTTCACTTGGTTTATCATATTTTGAAGGAGCACTTGCAGCAAGAGTCTGATTACAAG GTTATTGTGTTTTGCACAACTGCTATGGTTACAGCTTTTCTGTATGTTATTCTTCGAGACTTGAAGATGAATGTCCGGGAAATACATTCTAGAAAACCACAACTTTATCGAACCCGTATCTCTGATGAGTTTCGTGAATCAAAGTGCATAATTCTTGTGACTTCAGACGTTTCTGCTCGTGGGATGGATTATCCAGATGTCACTTTGGTCATTCAG GTTGGCATTCCTCCTGATCGAGAACAATACATACATCGGCTCGGAAGGACAGGACGTGAAGGCAAAAGTGGGAAGGGCATTTTGGTACTTGCACCGTGGGAAGCATATTTTATGGATCAGATAAAAGATCTCCCAATTCAGAAGTGTCACCTTCCAGATCTTGATCCAGTCACAAGACAAAAG GTTGAAGATTCCATTGGAAAAGTCGATTCAAGCATTAAGGAAGGAGCATATCATGCATGGCTTGGATATTACAATTCCATTAGAGATATAGGAAGAGACAAAACTACGCTGGCTGAATTGGCAAACCAATTTTGTCACTCGATTGGTTTGGAGGAAACCCCAGCACTTTTCAGGAAGACAGCTTTGAAAATGGGACTGAAGGATATTCCTGGTATTCGAATTCGCAAGTAA